In Platichthys flesus chromosome 21, fPlaFle2.1, whole genome shotgun sequence, the following are encoded in one genomic region:
- the slc4a2b gene encoding anion exchange protein 2b isoform X2, protein MSNPGTPDQITDAMAAVIHNPEVPSSSSVHVTPRPEEEDDGDLNKALGVQRFQQILSPASVVPDEQHHPYHDEDIEYHRHSSHHIHRPLSKLPSEGRRKKGGKKRKKEKDHKSSHASSSGPIEEGEDEEDEEEEAASSAPSDSERGKDVEFFVSDEDPSATRGPESPHAARSLEIVPQSGVGADAADGTSTDKPDTSDTSSPSQSGPPEHIALARQSSTSRSYDLQDRRRTGNMTGTEQAKYERIPTDESEAQTLASADLDGIKSHRFEDVPGMRRHLVRKSTKGQVVHTSKDHKEPTSRSRKQDHSPHEVFVELNELTMDKNQEMQWKETARWIKFEEDVEEETDRWGKPHVASLSFRSLLELRKTISHGAVLLGLDQKTLPGIAHQVVEQMIISDQIKAEDRANVLRALLLKHSHPSDEKEHTSAFPRNISAASLAHYHHGANHGANHGANHAHQPEPCVTDPLMGTVHAAVDTDTRINMEKHEGQQKESSLPPGMHRSKSKHELKLLEKIPENAEATVVLVGSVDFLEQPTMAFVRLLEAVELESVLEVPVPVRFLFVMLGPPSTSIDYHQIGRSISTLMSDKQFHEVAYLADERQDLLNAINSFLDGSIVLPPSDMGGDELLRSVAGFQREMLRKRAEQEVKLLKEPISLEEDESLIDPLKKSADPLARTGKPFGGLVHDVRRRYPKYVSDFKDALNSQCMAAVIFIYFAALSPAITFGGLLGEKTDGLIGVSELIVSTSIQGVIFCLLGAQPLLVVGFSGPLLVFEEAFYSFCNSSNIEYLTGRVWIGFWLIIIVVVTVAFEGSFLVRFVSRFTQEIFSFLISLIFICETFIKLGRIFKEHPLKYCSLDNSTSMVNTSLVLSNSTSPPSANVLGKPNTALLSLVLMAGTFFIAFFLRKFKDSAFFPGRLRRIIGDFGVPIAILIMVLVDYSIEDTYTQKLSVPRGLSVTSPEKRGWVINPLGSEGQFPVWMMFACCLPAMLVFILIFMETQITTLIVSKKERMLVKGSGFHLDLLLIVVLGGASALFGLPWMAAATVRSVTHVNALTVMSRAVAPGDKPRIQEVKEQRVTGLLVAIMVGMSIVIADLLRKIPLAVLFGIFLYMGVMSLNGIQLTERMMLLLMPPKYHPDHTYIRKVRTLRMHLFTCIQLVCLASLWAVMSTQASLAFPFVLILTVPVKMFVLRRIFTVREIECLDADDAEPTFDERDCQNEYAEVHMPV, encoded by the exons AAT ACCACCGTCACTCGTCTCACCACATCCACCGGCCTCTGTCCAAGCTGCCCTCAGAGGGACGCAGGAAGAAGGGCggcaagaagaggaagaaggaaaaagatCACAAAAGCAGCCACGCTTCCAGCAGTGGCCCCAtcgaggagggagaggatgaagaggacgaggaggaggaggcggcaaGTTCGGCTCCATCTGActcagagagagggaaagatgtGGAG TTCTTTGTTTCCGATGAAGACCCTTCAGCCACACGGGGCCCAGAGAGCCCTCACGCAGCCCGATCGCTGGAAATCGTACCACAGTCCGGTGTCGGAGCAGACGCTGCGGACGGAACTTCCACAGA tAAGCCGGACACATCCGACACTTCCAGTCCCTCCCAGTCAGGGCCACCTGAACACATTGCCCTGGCCCGGCAGTCGTCCACCAGCCGCAGCTACGACCTGCAAGACCGCCGGCGCACGGGCAACATGACGGGCACCGAGCAGGCCAAGTACGAGCGCATCCCCACCGACGAGAGCGAGGCGCAGACACTGGCCTCCGCCGACCTGGACGGCATCAAGA gTCATCGTTTTGAAGATGTCCCCGGGATGCGCAGACACCTGGTCAGAAAGAGCACCAAGGGACAAGTGGTGCACACCAGTAAAGACCACAAAGAGCCGACCAGCCGCAGCCGCAAGCAGGACCACAGCCCACATGAG GTGTTTGTAGAGCTGAACGAACTGACCATGGACAAGAACCAGGAGATGCAGTGGAAGGAAACGGCTCGTTGGATCAAGTTTGaggaggacgtggaggaggagacggaccGCTGGGGGAAACCTCACGTGGCGTCTCTGTCTTTCCGCAGTTTGCTGGAGCTCAGAAAGACCATCTCGCATG gtgcAGTGCTGCTGGGCCTGGACCAGAAGACCCTGCCTGGCATCGCACATCAAGTGGTGGAGCAGATGATCATCTCGGATCAGATCAAAGCTGAAGACCGAGCCAACGTCCTGAGGGCCCTGCTGCTTAAACACAG TCACCCGAGCGACGAGAAAGAGCACACCAGCGCTTTCCCCAGGAACATCTCCGCCGCCAGCCTGGCACACTACCACCACGGTGCCAACCACGGTGCCAACCACGGAGCCAACCACGCCCATCAGCCGGAGCCGTGTGTCACCGACCCGCTCATGGGCACCGTCCACGCTGCGGTGGACACGGACACACGCATCAACATGGAGAAGCACGAGGGACAG CAGAAGGAGTCGTCCTTGCCGCCCGGCATGCATCGGTCCAAATCCAAACATgagctgaagctgctggagaagaTTCCTGAAAACGCAGAGGCCACAGTTGTCCTTGTGG GGAGTGTGGACTTCCTGGAGCAGCCCACCATGGCGTTTGTGCGGCTGCTGGAGGCGGTGGAGCTGGAGTCCGTCCTTGAGGTCCCTGTGCCTGTCAGGTTCCTCTTTGTTATGCTGGGCCCCCCCTCCACCAGCATCGACTACCACCAGATAGGACGTTCCATCTCCACGCTGATGTCTGACAAG CAATTCCACGAGGTAGCCTATCTGGCCGATGAGAGGCAGGACCTGCTGAACGCCATCAACAGCTTCCTGGACGGCAGCATCGTGCTGCCGCCCTCGGACATGGGGGGTGACGAGCTGCTGCGCTCCGTCGCCGGCTTCCAGCGGGAGATGCTGCGCAAGAGGGCGGAGCAGGAGGTCAAACTGCTCAAAGAGCCGATAAGCCTCGAAGAAGACG AGTCCCTCATCGACCCTCTGAAGAAGTCGGCCGACCCTTTGGCGCGCACAGGAAAGCCCTTCGGCGGCCTGGTGCACGACGTGCGGCGGCGGTACCCGAAGTACGTCAGCGACTTCAAGGACGCCCTGAACAGTCAGTGCATGGCTGCGGTCATCTTCATCTACTTCGCTGCGCTCTCCCCGGCCATCACATTCGGAGGCCTGCTCG gTGAGAAGACGGACGGTCTGATCGGTGTGTCGGAGCTGATTGTGTCGACCTCCATTCAGGGCGTGATCTTCTGCCTGCTCGGGGCTCAGCCGCTGCTGGTCGTGGGCTTCTCCGGACCCCTGCTCGTTTTTGAGGAAGCTTTTTACAGT TTCTGCAATTCGTCCAACATCGAGTACCTGACGGGCCGCGTCTGGATCGGCTTCTGGCTCATCATCATCGTGGTGGTCACGGTGGCGTTCGAGGGCAGTTTCCTGGTCCGCTTCGTCTCCCGCTTCACCCAGGAGatcttctccttcctcatctccctcatcttcatctgcgAGACCTTCATCAAGCTCGGCAGG ATTTTCAAGGAGCACCCACTGAAATACTGCTCCCTGGACAACAGCACCTCGATGGTCAACACCAGCCTGGTTCTGAGCAACAGCACCTCGCCTCCGTCGGCGAATGTCCTCGGAAAGCCCAACACGGCCCTGCTCTCCCTGGTCCTCATGGCCGGGACGTTTTTCATCGCCTTCTTCCTGCGCAAGTTCAAGGACAGTGCTTTCTTTCCTGGAAGG cTTCGCAGGATCATTGGAGATTTCGGGGTTCCAATCGCCATCCTCATCATGGTGCTGGTGGATTACAGCATAGAAGACACGTACACACAG AAACTGAGTGTCCCCCGTGGACTTTCTGTGACGAGTCCCGAGAAACGCGGCTGGGTCATCAACCCTCTGGGCTCGGAAGGTCAATTCCCGGTCTGGATGATGTTCGCCTGCTGTTTGCCGGCCATGCTGgttttcatcctcatcttcatggAGACGCAGATCACCAC CCTGATAGTGAGCAAGAAGGAGCGGATGCTGGTGAAGGGCTCCGGTTTCCATCTGGACCTGctgctgatcgtggtgctgggcGGGGCCTCGGCTCTGTTCGGCCTGCCGTGGATGGCGGCCGCGACCGTGCGCTCCGTGACCCACGTCAACGCCCTCACCGTCATGAGCCGGGCCGTGGCGCCTGGAGACAAGCCTCGCATCCAGGAGGTGAAGGAGCAGAGGGTCACTGGGCTCCTGGTCGCCATCATGGTTG GCATGTCCATTGTAATCGCTGACCTGTTGCGTAAGATCCCCCTGGCCGTCCTGTTTGGTATCTTCCTGTACATGGGCGTGATGTCTCTCAATGGCATCCAGCTCACAGAGcggatgatgctgctgcttaTGCCTCCGAAGTATCACCCTGACCACACCTACATACGCAAG GTCCGAACGCTGCGCATGCATCTGTTCACCTGCATCCAGCTGGTGTGTCTGGCGAGCCTGTGGGCGGTCATGTCCACACAGGCGTCCCTGGCGTTCCCCTTCGTCCTCATTCTCACCGTTCCTGTGAAGATGTTCGTGCTGCGCCGCATCTTCACTGTCAGAGAGATAGAATGT TTGGACGCGGACGACGCTGAGCCAACGTTTGACGAGCGCGACTGTCAGAACGAGTACGCCGAGGTGCACATGCCTGTATGA
- the slc4a2b gene encoding anion exchange protein 2b isoform X3 produces MSNPGTPDQITDAMAAVIHNPEVPSSSSVHVTPRPEEEDDGDLNKALGVQRFQQILSPASVVPDEQHHPYHDEDIEYHRHSSHHIHRPLSKLPSEGRRKKGGKKRKKEKDHKSSHASSSGPIEEGEDEEDEEEEAASSAPSDSERGKDVEFFVSDEDPSATRGPESPHAARSLEIVPQSGVGADAADGTSTDKPDTSDTSSPSQSGPPEHIALARQSSTSRSYDLQDRRRTGNMTGTEQAKYERIPTDESEAQTLASADLDGIKSHRFEDVPGMRRHLVRKSTKGQVVHTSKDHKEPTSRSRKQDHSPHEVFVELNELTMDKNQEMQWKETARWIKFEEDVEEETDRWGKPHVASLSFRSLLELRKTISHGAVLLGLDQKTLPGIAHQVVEQMIISDQIKAEDRANVLRALLLKHSHPSDEKEHTSAFPRNISAASLAHYHHGANHGANHGANHAHQPEPCVTDPLMGTVHAAVDTDTRINMEKHEGQKESSLPPGMHRSKSKHELKLLEKIPENAEATVVLVGSVDFLEQPTMAFVRLLEAVELESVLEVPVPVRFLFVMLGPPSTSIDYHQIGRSISTLMSDKQFHEVAYLADERQDLLNAINSFLDGSIVLPPSDMGGDELLRSVAGFQREMLRKRAEQEVKLLKEPISLEEDESLIDPLKKSADPLARTGKPFGGLVHDVRRRYPKYVSDFKDALNSQCMAAVIFIYFAALSPAITFGGLLGEKTDGLIGVSELIVSTSIQGVIFCLLGAQPLLVVGFSGPLLVFEEAFYSFCNSSNIEYLTGRVWIGFWLIIIVVVTVAFEGSFLVRFVSRFTQEIFSFLISLIFICETFIKLGRIFKEHPLKYCSLDNSTSMVNTSLVLSNSTSPPSANVLGKPNTALLSLVLMAGTFFIAFFLRKFKDSAFFPGRLRRIIGDFGVPIAILIMVLVDYSIEDTYTQKLSVPRGLSVTSPEKRGWVINPLGSEGQFPVWMMFACCLPAMLVFILIFMETQITTLIVSKKERMLVKGSGFHLDLLLIVVLGGASALFGLPWMAAATVRSVTHVNALTVMSRAVAPGDKPRIQEVKEQRVTGLLVAIMVGMSIVIADLLRKIPLAVLFGIFLYMGVMSLNGIQLTERMMLLLMPPKYHPDHTYIRKVRTLRMHLFTCIQLVCLASLWAVMSTQASLAFPFVLILTVPVKMFVLRRIFTVREIECLDADDAEPTFDERDCQNEYAEVHMPV; encoded by the exons AAT ACCACCGTCACTCGTCTCACCACATCCACCGGCCTCTGTCCAAGCTGCCCTCAGAGGGACGCAGGAAGAAGGGCggcaagaagaggaagaaggaaaaagatCACAAAAGCAGCCACGCTTCCAGCAGTGGCCCCAtcgaggagggagaggatgaagaggacgaggaggaggaggcggcaaGTTCGGCTCCATCTGActcagagagagggaaagatgtGGAG TTCTTTGTTTCCGATGAAGACCCTTCAGCCACACGGGGCCCAGAGAGCCCTCACGCAGCCCGATCGCTGGAAATCGTACCACAGTCCGGTGTCGGAGCAGACGCTGCGGACGGAACTTCCACAGA tAAGCCGGACACATCCGACACTTCCAGTCCCTCCCAGTCAGGGCCACCTGAACACATTGCCCTGGCCCGGCAGTCGTCCACCAGCCGCAGCTACGACCTGCAAGACCGCCGGCGCACGGGCAACATGACGGGCACCGAGCAGGCCAAGTACGAGCGCATCCCCACCGACGAGAGCGAGGCGCAGACACTGGCCTCCGCCGACCTGGACGGCATCAAGA gTCATCGTTTTGAAGATGTCCCCGGGATGCGCAGACACCTGGTCAGAAAGAGCACCAAGGGACAAGTGGTGCACACCAGTAAAGACCACAAAGAGCCGACCAGCCGCAGCCGCAAGCAGGACCACAGCCCACATGAG GTGTTTGTAGAGCTGAACGAACTGACCATGGACAAGAACCAGGAGATGCAGTGGAAGGAAACGGCTCGTTGGATCAAGTTTGaggaggacgtggaggaggagacggaccGCTGGGGGAAACCTCACGTGGCGTCTCTGTCTTTCCGCAGTTTGCTGGAGCTCAGAAAGACCATCTCGCATG gtgcAGTGCTGCTGGGCCTGGACCAGAAGACCCTGCCTGGCATCGCACATCAAGTGGTGGAGCAGATGATCATCTCGGATCAGATCAAAGCTGAAGACCGAGCCAACGTCCTGAGGGCCCTGCTGCTTAAACACAG TCACCCGAGCGACGAGAAAGAGCACACCAGCGCTTTCCCCAGGAACATCTCCGCCGCCAGCCTGGCACACTACCACCACGGTGCCAACCACGGTGCCAACCACGGAGCCAACCACGCCCATCAGCCGGAGCCGTGTGTCACCGACCCGCTCATGGGCACCGTCCACGCTGCGGTGGACACGGACACACGCATCAACATGGAGAAGCACGAGGGACAG AAGGAGTCGTCCTTGCCGCCCGGCATGCATCGGTCCAAATCCAAACATgagctgaagctgctggagaagaTTCCTGAAAACGCAGAGGCCACAGTTGTCCTTGTGG GGAGTGTGGACTTCCTGGAGCAGCCCACCATGGCGTTTGTGCGGCTGCTGGAGGCGGTGGAGCTGGAGTCCGTCCTTGAGGTCCCTGTGCCTGTCAGGTTCCTCTTTGTTATGCTGGGCCCCCCCTCCACCAGCATCGACTACCACCAGATAGGACGTTCCATCTCCACGCTGATGTCTGACAAG CAATTCCACGAGGTAGCCTATCTGGCCGATGAGAGGCAGGACCTGCTGAACGCCATCAACAGCTTCCTGGACGGCAGCATCGTGCTGCCGCCCTCGGACATGGGGGGTGACGAGCTGCTGCGCTCCGTCGCCGGCTTCCAGCGGGAGATGCTGCGCAAGAGGGCGGAGCAGGAGGTCAAACTGCTCAAAGAGCCGATAAGCCTCGAAGAAGACG AGTCCCTCATCGACCCTCTGAAGAAGTCGGCCGACCCTTTGGCGCGCACAGGAAAGCCCTTCGGCGGCCTGGTGCACGACGTGCGGCGGCGGTACCCGAAGTACGTCAGCGACTTCAAGGACGCCCTGAACAGTCAGTGCATGGCTGCGGTCATCTTCATCTACTTCGCTGCGCTCTCCCCGGCCATCACATTCGGAGGCCTGCTCG gTGAGAAGACGGACGGTCTGATCGGTGTGTCGGAGCTGATTGTGTCGACCTCCATTCAGGGCGTGATCTTCTGCCTGCTCGGGGCTCAGCCGCTGCTGGTCGTGGGCTTCTCCGGACCCCTGCTCGTTTTTGAGGAAGCTTTTTACAGT TTCTGCAATTCGTCCAACATCGAGTACCTGACGGGCCGCGTCTGGATCGGCTTCTGGCTCATCATCATCGTGGTGGTCACGGTGGCGTTCGAGGGCAGTTTCCTGGTCCGCTTCGTCTCCCGCTTCACCCAGGAGatcttctccttcctcatctccctcatcttcatctgcgAGACCTTCATCAAGCTCGGCAGG ATTTTCAAGGAGCACCCACTGAAATACTGCTCCCTGGACAACAGCACCTCGATGGTCAACACCAGCCTGGTTCTGAGCAACAGCACCTCGCCTCCGTCGGCGAATGTCCTCGGAAAGCCCAACACGGCCCTGCTCTCCCTGGTCCTCATGGCCGGGACGTTTTTCATCGCCTTCTTCCTGCGCAAGTTCAAGGACAGTGCTTTCTTTCCTGGAAGG cTTCGCAGGATCATTGGAGATTTCGGGGTTCCAATCGCCATCCTCATCATGGTGCTGGTGGATTACAGCATAGAAGACACGTACACACAG AAACTGAGTGTCCCCCGTGGACTTTCTGTGACGAGTCCCGAGAAACGCGGCTGGGTCATCAACCCTCTGGGCTCGGAAGGTCAATTCCCGGTCTGGATGATGTTCGCCTGCTGTTTGCCGGCCATGCTGgttttcatcctcatcttcatggAGACGCAGATCACCAC CCTGATAGTGAGCAAGAAGGAGCGGATGCTGGTGAAGGGCTCCGGTTTCCATCTGGACCTGctgctgatcgtggtgctgggcGGGGCCTCGGCTCTGTTCGGCCTGCCGTGGATGGCGGCCGCGACCGTGCGCTCCGTGACCCACGTCAACGCCCTCACCGTCATGAGCCGGGCCGTGGCGCCTGGAGACAAGCCTCGCATCCAGGAGGTGAAGGAGCAGAGGGTCACTGGGCTCCTGGTCGCCATCATGGTTG GCATGTCCATTGTAATCGCTGACCTGTTGCGTAAGATCCCCCTGGCCGTCCTGTTTGGTATCTTCCTGTACATGGGCGTGATGTCTCTCAATGGCATCCAGCTCACAGAGcggatgatgctgctgcttaTGCCTCCGAAGTATCACCCTGACCACACCTACATACGCAAG GTCCGAACGCTGCGCATGCATCTGTTCACCTGCATCCAGCTGGTGTGTCTGGCGAGCCTGTGGGCGGTCATGTCCACACAGGCGTCCCTGGCGTTCCCCTTCGTCCTCATTCTCACCGTTCCTGTGAAGATGTTCGTGCTGCGCCGCATCTTCACTGTCAGAGAGATAGAATGT TTGGACGCGGACGACGCTGAGCCAACGTTTGACGAGCGCGACTGTCAGAACGAGTACGCCGAGGTGCACATGCCTGTATGA
- the slc4a2b gene encoding anion exchange protein 2b isoform X1, whose product MSNPGTPDQITDAMAAVIHNPEVPSSSSVHVTPRPEEEDDGDLNKALGVQRFQQILSPASVVPDEQHHPYHDEDIEYHRHSSHHIHRPLSKLPSEGRRKKGGKKRKKEKDHKSSHASSSGPIEEGEDEEDEEEEAASSAPSDSERGKDVEFFVSDEDPSATRGPESPHAARSLEIVPQSGVGADAADGTSTDKPDTSDTSSPSQSGPPEHIALARQSSTSRSYDLQDRRRTGNMTGTEQAKYERIPTDESEAQTLASADLDGIKSHRFEDVPGMRRHLVRKSTKGQVVHTSKDHKEPTSRSRKQDHSPHEVFVELNELTMDKNQEMQWKETARWIKFEEDVEEETDRWGKPHVASLSFRSLLELRKTISHGAVLLGLDQKTLPGIAHQVVEQMIISDQIKAEDRANVLRALLLKHSHPSDEKEHTSAFPRNISAASLAHYHHGANHGANHGANHAHQPEPCVTDPLMGTVHAAVDTDTRINMEKHEGQVILELGCGPPISITDICLSPDPTPCPGCSQQKESSLPPGMHRSKSKHELKLLEKIPENAEATVVLVGSVDFLEQPTMAFVRLLEAVELESVLEVPVPVRFLFVMLGPPSTSIDYHQIGRSISTLMSDKQFHEVAYLADERQDLLNAINSFLDGSIVLPPSDMGGDELLRSVAGFQREMLRKRAEQEVKLLKEPISLEEDESLIDPLKKSADPLARTGKPFGGLVHDVRRRYPKYVSDFKDALNSQCMAAVIFIYFAALSPAITFGGLLGEKTDGLIGVSELIVSTSIQGVIFCLLGAQPLLVVGFSGPLLVFEEAFYSFCNSSNIEYLTGRVWIGFWLIIIVVVTVAFEGSFLVRFVSRFTQEIFSFLISLIFICETFIKLGRIFKEHPLKYCSLDNSTSMVNTSLVLSNSTSPPSANVLGKPNTALLSLVLMAGTFFIAFFLRKFKDSAFFPGRLRRIIGDFGVPIAILIMVLVDYSIEDTYTQKLSVPRGLSVTSPEKRGWVINPLGSEGQFPVWMMFACCLPAMLVFILIFMETQITTLIVSKKERMLVKGSGFHLDLLLIVVLGGASALFGLPWMAAATVRSVTHVNALTVMSRAVAPGDKPRIQEVKEQRVTGLLVAIMVGMSIVIADLLRKIPLAVLFGIFLYMGVMSLNGIQLTERMMLLLMPPKYHPDHTYIRKVRTLRMHLFTCIQLVCLASLWAVMSTQASLAFPFVLILTVPVKMFVLRRIFTVREIECLDADDAEPTFDERDCQNEYAEVHMPV is encoded by the exons AAT ACCACCGTCACTCGTCTCACCACATCCACCGGCCTCTGTCCAAGCTGCCCTCAGAGGGACGCAGGAAGAAGGGCggcaagaagaggaagaaggaaaaagatCACAAAAGCAGCCACGCTTCCAGCAGTGGCCCCAtcgaggagggagaggatgaagaggacgaggaggaggaggcggcaaGTTCGGCTCCATCTGActcagagagagggaaagatgtGGAG TTCTTTGTTTCCGATGAAGACCCTTCAGCCACACGGGGCCCAGAGAGCCCTCACGCAGCCCGATCGCTGGAAATCGTACCACAGTCCGGTGTCGGAGCAGACGCTGCGGACGGAACTTCCACAGA tAAGCCGGACACATCCGACACTTCCAGTCCCTCCCAGTCAGGGCCACCTGAACACATTGCCCTGGCCCGGCAGTCGTCCACCAGCCGCAGCTACGACCTGCAAGACCGCCGGCGCACGGGCAACATGACGGGCACCGAGCAGGCCAAGTACGAGCGCATCCCCACCGACGAGAGCGAGGCGCAGACACTGGCCTCCGCCGACCTGGACGGCATCAAGA gTCATCGTTTTGAAGATGTCCCCGGGATGCGCAGACACCTGGTCAGAAAGAGCACCAAGGGACAAGTGGTGCACACCAGTAAAGACCACAAAGAGCCGACCAGCCGCAGCCGCAAGCAGGACCACAGCCCACATGAG GTGTTTGTAGAGCTGAACGAACTGACCATGGACAAGAACCAGGAGATGCAGTGGAAGGAAACGGCTCGTTGGATCAAGTTTGaggaggacgtggaggaggagacggaccGCTGGGGGAAACCTCACGTGGCGTCTCTGTCTTTCCGCAGTTTGCTGGAGCTCAGAAAGACCATCTCGCATG gtgcAGTGCTGCTGGGCCTGGACCAGAAGACCCTGCCTGGCATCGCACATCAAGTGGTGGAGCAGATGATCATCTCGGATCAGATCAAAGCTGAAGACCGAGCCAACGTCCTGAGGGCCCTGCTGCTTAAACACAG TCACCCGAGCGACGAGAAAGAGCACACCAGCGCTTTCCCCAGGAACATCTCCGCCGCCAGCCTGGCACACTACCACCACGGTGCCAACCACGGTGCCAACCACGGAGCCAACCACGCCCATCAGCCGGAGCCGTGTGTCACCGACCCGCTCATGGGCACCGTCCACGCTGCGGTGGACACGGACACACGCATCAACATGGAGAAGCACGAGGGACAGGTAATTCTAGAGCTCGGGTGTGGCCCACCAATCTCAATCACTGATATTTGTCTTTCTCCTGATCCGACTCCCTGTCCTGGTTGCTCTCAGCAGAAGGAGTCGTCCTTGCCGCCCGGCATGCATCGGTCCAAATCCAAACATgagctgaagctgctggagaagaTTCCTGAAAACGCAGAGGCCACAGTTGTCCTTGTGG GGAGTGTGGACTTCCTGGAGCAGCCCACCATGGCGTTTGTGCGGCTGCTGGAGGCGGTGGAGCTGGAGTCCGTCCTTGAGGTCCCTGTGCCTGTCAGGTTCCTCTTTGTTATGCTGGGCCCCCCCTCCACCAGCATCGACTACCACCAGATAGGACGTTCCATCTCCACGCTGATGTCTGACAAG CAATTCCACGAGGTAGCCTATCTGGCCGATGAGAGGCAGGACCTGCTGAACGCCATCAACAGCTTCCTGGACGGCAGCATCGTGCTGCCGCCCTCGGACATGGGGGGTGACGAGCTGCTGCGCTCCGTCGCCGGCTTCCAGCGGGAGATGCTGCGCAAGAGGGCGGAGCAGGAGGTCAAACTGCTCAAAGAGCCGATAAGCCTCGAAGAAGACG AGTCCCTCATCGACCCTCTGAAGAAGTCGGCCGACCCTTTGGCGCGCACAGGAAAGCCCTTCGGCGGCCTGGTGCACGACGTGCGGCGGCGGTACCCGAAGTACGTCAGCGACTTCAAGGACGCCCTGAACAGTCAGTGCATGGCTGCGGTCATCTTCATCTACTTCGCTGCGCTCTCCCCGGCCATCACATTCGGAGGCCTGCTCG gTGAGAAGACGGACGGTCTGATCGGTGTGTCGGAGCTGATTGTGTCGACCTCCATTCAGGGCGTGATCTTCTGCCTGCTCGGGGCTCAGCCGCTGCTGGTCGTGGGCTTCTCCGGACCCCTGCTCGTTTTTGAGGAAGCTTTTTACAGT TTCTGCAATTCGTCCAACATCGAGTACCTGACGGGCCGCGTCTGGATCGGCTTCTGGCTCATCATCATCGTGGTGGTCACGGTGGCGTTCGAGGGCAGTTTCCTGGTCCGCTTCGTCTCCCGCTTCACCCAGGAGatcttctccttcctcatctccctcatcttcatctgcgAGACCTTCATCAAGCTCGGCAGG ATTTTCAAGGAGCACCCACTGAAATACTGCTCCCTGGACAACAGCACCTCGATGGTCAACACCAGCCTGGTTCTGAGCAACAGCACCTCGCCTCCGTCGGCGAATGTCCTCGGAAAGCCCAACACGGCCCTGCTCTCCCTGGTCCTCATGGCCGGGACGTTTTTCATCGCCTTCTTCCTGCGCAAGTTCAAGGACAGTGCTTTCTTTCCTGGAAGG cTTCGCAGGATCATTGGAGATTTCGGGGTTCCAATCGCCATCCTCATCATGGTGCTGGTGGATTACAGCATAGAAGACACGTACACACAG AAACTGAGTGTCCCCCGTGGACTTTCTGTGACGAGTCCCGAGAAACGCGGCTGGGTCATCAACCCTCTGGGCTCGGAAGGTCAATTCCCGGTCTGGATGATGTTCGCCTGCTGTTTGCCGGCCATGCTGgttttcatcctcatcttcatggAGACGCAGATCACCAC CCTGATAGTGAGCAAGAAGGAGCGGATGCTGGTGAAGGGCTCCGGTTTCCATCTGGACCTGctgctgatcgtggtgctgggcGGGGCCTCGGCTCTGTTCGGCCTGCCGTGGATGGCGGCCGCGACCGTGCGCTCCGTGACCCACGTCAACGCCCTCACCGTCATGAGCCGGGCCGTGGCGCCTGGAGACAAGCCTCGCATCCAGGAGGTGAAGGAGCAGAGGGTCACTGGGCTCCTGGTCGCCATCATGGTTG GCATGTCCATTGTAATCGCTGACCTGTTGCGTAAGATCCCCCTGGCCGTCCTGTTTGGTATCTTCCTGTACATGGGCGTGATGTCTCTCAATGGCATCCAGCTCACAGAGcggatgatgctgctgcttaTGCCTCCGAAGTATCACCCTGACCACACCTACATACGCAAG GTCCGAACGCTGCGCATGCATCTGTTCACCTGCATCCAGCTGGTGTGTCTGGCGAGCCTGTGGGCGGTCATGTCCACACAGGCGTCCCTGGCGTTCCCCTTCGTCCTCATTCTCACCGTTCCTGTGAAGATGTTCGTGCTGCGCCGCATCTTCACTGTCAGAGAGATAGAATGT TTGGACGCGGACGACGCTGAGCCAACGTTTGACGAGCGCGACTGTCAGAACGAGTACGCCGAGGTGCACATGCCTGTATGA